In a genomic window of Penaeus vannamei isolate JL-2024 chromosome 38, ASM4276789v1, whole genome shotgun sequence:
- the LOC113806687 gene encoding glycoprotein-N-acetylgalactosamine 3-beta-galactosyltransferase 1 has translation MEGDEDPRMRALTTLPRAVRRRHRHRLAALLLGVVALCLSHQLLLLALEYREYIYALLPEPPLPVQRREAATNSHRQPSDRQPSDRQPRILCLIVTSPKYHDTRSSHVAVTWARHCTRAVFLSTAGDSRLPDVFITPGAASYQELWGKVTQGFEWAYGNRHDFDWVVKADDDTFLVVENLQAALLRLDPDRALATGVQLRTWDTGSAYFNGGAGYVLSRGAVRRLVEDGLRGRRCGENLNLGANEDVNMALCLAHLGVVFLDSRDSLGRQRFHMYPPHELIDPRQANSITHLWLKRQSVFPYKFGYAELSDEAISFHYVDARSMYLLYYLVYVVNPNNQVTPINQIDRGGQVKGNKQVKENKRVNLSASDK, from the exons ATGGAAGGTGACGAAGACCCGCGGATGCGCGCCCTGACGACGCTCCCGCGGGCGGTTCGGCGGCGGCATCGGCATCGGCTGGCGGCGCTGCTGCTCGGCGTCGTCGCCCTCTGCCTGTCGCACCAGCTGCTGCTGCTCGCCCTCGAGTACCG CGAATACATCTACGCCCTGCTGCCTGAgcccccactccctgtgcagCGAAGGGAAGCGGCGACGAACAGCCACAGACAGCCATCAGACAGACAGCCTTCAGACCGACAGCCAAGGATCCTGTGCCTGATCGTGACGTCACCCAAGTACCACGACACGCGATCGAGTCACGTGGCGGTTACCTGGGCACGGCACTGCACGCGGGCGGTGTTCCTGAGCACCGCCGGGGACTCGCGCCTTCCCGACGTCTTCATCACGCCCGGGGCCGCGTCCTACCAGGAGCTGTGGGGCAAGGTCACGCAAG GGTTCGAGTGGGCCTACGGGAACCGCCACGACTTCGACTGGGTGGTGAAGGCAGACGACGACACTTTCCTGGTCGTGGAGAACCTGCAGGCAGCGCTTCTCCGCCTCGACCCCGACCGGGCGCTGGCCACGGGCGTCCAGCTCAGGACCTGGGACACA ggCTCAGCGTACTTCAACGGTGGAGCTGGCTACGTGCTGAGCCGGGGAGCCGTGCGCAGGCTGGTGGAGGACGGCCTAAGGGGAAGGCGCTGCGGGGAGAACCTCAACCTCGGCGCCAACGAGGATGTCAACATGGCGCTGTGCCTCGCTCATTTGG GTGTCGTGTTCTTGGACTCACGTGACTCCCTCGGGCGACAGCGGTTCCACATGTATCCTCCTCATGAACTCATTGATCCACGCCAAGCCAACAGCATAACGCACCTGTGGCTGAAGCGGCAGTCGGTTTTTCCTTACAAGTTT GGATACGCTGAACTCAGTGACGAAGCGATCAGTTTCCACTACGTAGACGCGCGCTCAATGTACCTTCTCTACTATCTTGTTTACGTCGTCAACCCGAACAACCAAGTCACTCCCATCAACCAGATCGACCGAGGAGGTCAGGTCAAAGGGAACAAACAGGTTAAGGAAAATAAGCGAGTCAACTTATCAGCGAGTGACAAgtga